The DNA segment TGGGTTTTGGAGACCTTTCcgaaggagaagggaaataacaAGAGGGCTCATTtaagggagaagagggggagggaggtgcagaaGCAGCAGGGAGCCTGTGGCAGCACTCTGGTTGGTGGGAAAGGGCAAGATGTCAGGGATTTCTTGCCTGGTGGGCTTGGTTTCCCTATGGACTAGAATTTGGGTCACTGCCGAGAGTGAGAACGCGGCCTGAAGCTGCCAGGACCTGAAGCGACCCTGGGCAGGGGATCAGGGCTAGGTGCTGTGGAAGGGAAAGGTCTGGAAAGTCCAAGGTGTTGGCAGCTtggaggagattttttttttaatgtttgtttttgagggagagagcacaagcgcgaaagggcagagagagaggaagacagagactcCAGAGCAGATTTTAGGCTGTCAGTACAAGGCACAacggtggggctcgaacccacgagccgtgagatcatgatctgagcctgtGGGaagttctactgactgagccatccagccgccCCTGGAGAAGGTGGTTTTTAACCAACGTTCAAGTGTAGCCCAGGCTgaatggaaggaaaggagaggaggaggaagaggaagaggagagctcGCAGAGAAGGGTGGAGCATGGAGAGTGAGGGAGCCAGGAGGAGCTCCTTGGCAAAAACCACCCCACCAGAGGTGCACCCGTTTCCCGCTGCACCTGTTTCCAAAATTCGGTTACGATGATACCTTCCTCCTGGGCTTAAATGTGCCAGTGTATATAAAGGGCTTGACCCAGGAGACCTTAGACAAGCGGACAGAAAACTGCCAGCACAGAAGTAGCTGACATGGCAGAGGCCCCGTGCGTGTTCCGTATTCACCTCGGAGCCCTGGGTGTCTGCCGAGTGCCCGGAACACCAAAGGCCCCGAGCAGATGTTCCTGGAGGCAACGGCACTAACGGCGAAGACCCAAGCTATGCTGCCTGCGTGTGATCAAGCTGGGCTCCATGGTCTCCTCTGGCAAATGGTGCCTCCGAGGTTGTGAGGATTCGATGCGGCGAGGCCCCCCGATGCAGACACGGGTGGTGAACCGTTCTGTCCTCTCCACGCTCACCTTCCTGAACGCCTGAGGCCTCCCCCTGCTGGCGCCTGCAGATCTCTGCCCAAGGGTTTTCCTCTGGTCACAGGAGCAATGGCACTTGTGCAGGGCACGCAGCCAAGGGGTTAGCACCGCCACCAACCAAAGGCAGGGACCCAAGCACACACATTCGGGTGGTACCACTCAGGTGGACTCCATGCAGCCTTCCGGAGCACCCAGTAGGATTGAAGCCTCCCGGTTACTCACAAGGGCAACCTGCTTCTTCCTTCagctctgtcttccctcccttcctagtctcacctcctcacctccctgcTGGCGCTTCCCGGGGCCTCCTCCCAGCTAAATTCGCGCCCTCGAATCCCTGTCTCAGGGTCTTCTTCTGGGAAACCCAATCCAAGGGAGCGTGTAAAGTGCTCGACAGGAAGAAGGCACTTGGTAAATGTTAGCCGGCTCGCTAGACTGAAAGCTTCGTGAGGGCAGGATGTATCCATTGCGACAGGATCTCCCCCATCCAGAGACAGGTCCTGGCGAAGAAGGCACTCCATCCATATGTGTCGAATGAATCCACGAGGACGTGTTTCCTTTTGCCCTCTCTGCTttgggaccctcctgttccctctCCCGCTCTCCTTTCTCCGGgtcatgtgttttctttcctggccctccttttctcctcttctctcctcctttctctcttcatgGAGAAACGAAGGGAGACATGTCCCTCTAATTTTGCCAAAGTCCCACTCTCAGAATGAGCCCTCCTGTAGCATTGTGACATCACTGTGCATTAGCCAATGGCTGTCCATttgggctgccccccccccccagcctccgaGGGCCACCACCCCCCATTGATAGGAGAAGTCACCTGCTCCGGCACTGGCCCTTAACCCTCAGGGCAGCTGCAGAGTGGAGCATGGATCCCTCCTGATTCCATTCTTGGCCCAATGTTCCTCACAGTCAAGCTGCTTCTGGGCCAGCGATGCAGCCTAAAGGTGTCAGGGCAAGAGAGTGTGGCCATGCTGAAGAAGCTGGTGTCGGAGCGACTGCAGGTGCCCGAGGAGCAGCAGCACCTGCTCTTCCGAGGCCAGCTTCTGGCCGATGACAAGCGTCTCTCCGACTACCGCATCGGGCCCAACGCCTCCATCAATGTCATCATGCGGCCCTTGGCAAAGTCCGCTCCCGGGGAGGcccaccagccccagcccctgtggCACCATCTGGGCCTGGTCTTAGCCAAACACTTTGAGCCCCAGGACACCAAGGCGGTGCTGCGGCTGCTGAAGCGGGAGCACCAGGAGCGCCTGCAGAGGATAAGCCTGGGTGACCTGGAGCGGCTGGCGCAGTGCCTCCTGCTAGAGGAGCCGGTAGTGGAGCCCCCGGGGGAGAGGGAGCCTGAGGCCGAGACCTCGGCGCCCcaagacaaggaggaggaggaggaagcagaggaagaggaggcgGGGAAGGCTGATCAGTAAACTGGCCCATGCTACTCATTTGCATGTTCAAATCCACCTGGTCTCATCCTTCTGTGTTCCCTGGTGACTCCCCACTAGTTCCTGCTGAGGGAGATGCGTCCACACCCCTTTCTGAAACTTCAGAGCAGCTGGACCCCTCTGTCCTCTCTTGGGTCTGTGGTACCCGCTCTGAGACACAGTATGATTCCACCCCCATTACCATCCCTGACAGGGTTCTGATCACCCCATGGGTGGCCCTAAAGGGGTGGTCAAAGGCCACCTCCCCCTCCTGGGCTGGACACCCCCTAGGCAACCTGCCAGGCTGCAGAAAACCTCCTGCCCAGAGTCTCCATGGCTTCTCCtttggggcagaaagacagataacgtgagttcatttttgtgtgtccCCAGGCCATGGCACCTGCCCTCAGGGTGTCTGACAGCCAAGAGATGAGGAATGTCACCCCCTGTCCTCTGAGTGAGGCGATCCTGCTGTCGCCTGTGCTTCCACAGCTCAAGGGGCAGGGCTAGCAGAGGCAGGGAGGCGGGGGGAACACCTACTGGGTGTCAAGCCTGGATGCTTCGGGAGATACACAGACCAAGAacagcaggaaactgaggcttgggcaGAAAAGGTGGTTTGCACAGTCACTCACTGTGGTCAGCGTGACAGACCCCTgcctcaccccctgccccaagTCTCACCCAACAGTGGGTGTCCCTGAGCCCCCCTTACCTGCCCAGCACTCCCCGGGAGCAAGAATGGTACCAGTCGACATCCTTGCCCCCACAGAGCATGCAGCCTGGACAGAGAGGGCAGAAATGTGACAAATAAAGCCGCGACATGACCATAGAGTATAGCCCGTGTGACTGAATATCCAGGTGAAGCTGCC comes from the Acinonyx jubatus isolate Ajub_Pintada_27869175 chromosome C1, VMU_Ajub_asm_v1.0, whole genome shotgun sequence genome and includes:
- the UBL4B gene encoding ubiquitin-like protein 4B, encoding MFLTVKLLLGQRCSLKVSGQESVAMLKKLVSERLQVPEEQQHLLFRGQLLADDKRLSDYRIGPNASINVIMRPLAKSAPGEAHQPQPLWHHLGLVLAKHFEPQDTKAVLRLLKREHQERLQRISLGDLERLAQCLLLEEPVVEPPGEREPEAETSAPQDKEEEEEAEEEEAGKADQ